CAAAATTCGTCATGTGTAACATGTTTTTTATTCTTATTTTGTTGTTCCGTTATGTCCAATATTCTTGTTGACATTAAGGTTGTGTTTGGTTATTGGACTATGGCTAGCCTGGCTAGAATCGTAAGCCTGGGCAGCTCGGGCCTAGGTTGAACAATACAATAAGCTCGTGTTTGGTTACCTGGCTAAGCCTGTGCTGAAGTCATCTTGTTTGGTTGCCTGGTACGCCGTGCTGCAGAGCTCCGCCAGCCATACGGGCGGGAGCCTTGCTGCCGAGCCAAGCGCCGCCCCCCGCGTGCGGACGGGATCCCTGCAGCCGAGCGCTGCCGCAGCGTGCGGCTGCGAGCCGGGCGGGGGGCCCCCGAGCTCTGCCACCGCAGCGTCAACGCTGGTGAGCTTCACCCAGGGTGAGGAAATACTTTTCAGTTGCGCTACGAGACTAGTGCATGACTGGCTTGCTGGGAACGCTCGCTCCCCTCGTTTCCAGCGAGCCAGGGCACGCCTCCCCACTGTATTGGTGGAGCCTGGCTTAAGAGGTTGTACATGCAACCAAACATATGAAACCTGCATACCACTAGCCTGTCCAGCTTGTGTCACTGAAACCAACATGACCAAATTTAGCTAGGCTAATAGGATTTCGTATGGATCCACACAGCTAATCTATTACTCCCTCCTCCATtttaaattattagtcgttttgacttttctagatttataatttttttaatatATACATATGTATTATGTCTAGATGGATAACAAATTCTTTGAATCTAAAAAAGttaaacgactaataatttgagaTATAGGAACACTGCTAAAAAACAATCTTTTGTTCTCCTCATTTGTCCCAGCCAACTTTGGATTCAGAACTAACGAAAGCTTTAGTCCCGGGTCCAACGGCTAGGGGACGACAGGGAGCTTTAGTCCTGCTTGGAGGcaccaaccggaactaaaaGTCACCCTTTAGTctcggttggtggctccaactaGGACAAACATTTAGTTCCAGGTAGTAACACCAACCAGGACTAAAGGATGATCTTTTAGctccggttggtggctccaacccgGATTAAAAGGCTCTTTAGTTGGCTCCACCCGGGACTGAAGGGTCCTTCATGGGTTAGTTTAAAAAGAAGACATCTTATTCAAAGTTACATATGCTGTGTAGGTAGAGTAGTAAATAGAGTAGTAAAGAAACTGTGCGTGAGGTAAGATGTTTTTGAGTTAGAATCCGGAACTAAAGAGTTTTAAGTATCAATGGTACCGTTGAGCATTTCTCTACGGGTGGTGGAAGTAGTTTGCTAGATGAAATTAGCTGGGCTGGATCAGCTAAGCGCTATTTAGCTCTTTCCAAAGATTTTAACTACGTATTAGTTGATCTTATTTAAACCAATGTATTAGCTAATTAGCTACCTACCGGCTGGTGGATTTAATACAGGTCCTAATCGTCGGGCTGGAATCGTAGGAATGGCCACCGGCCTCGTATACAGTGCAATCTTTTGAAGCACACACGAATATCCGGGCTGCAAACTTCAACCTTAAGCCCATTTCAGACCTAACGGTCTGATCCATCGTAGGTAGGCTGGGCTTAATGGGCTCAAAAACGATGAAAGCGCTTACTTTCCTTCCTGCCAGTTAGCAGCCATGGGCCAAGGGGAAGGTTGTTGGCCGTCTGTGGGTCGGCCTCAGTTTCGGCCCTGTTCAGCATGCTACACCGGCATGCCATTTTTTCGGCCTGGAACCTCAGGCCCACCAGCCAGGGGCCTTCTACGAACTGTCTGTGGGGTGGGTGGTGGATTCTGTCTTCCCTATACCGACCCGTCTTCGCCGGcgggcaccaccaccaccatggccgccgccgccacctccgccgccgcagccgtctcCCCGACGCGCCCGTATCCCCTCCTCCACCCGAACACCAACGCGACCTTCGTTTCCTTACTGCGGCGGCCGCtccccgccgccacctccctcgcgctctccgcccccTCCCAGCTGTGCGTGCGGGGCCTGGCGCTGGTGCCGGCGGCCAACCCCAAGTACCACAACGCGAAGGCGGACGCGGGCGACGAGGATGTGGACGGGGAGGAGCTCCTGCGGCGGTTCACGTGGCAGGTGTCCCGCGCGGGCGTCATGGAGGAGATCAGGCGGCGCCGGAGGCAC
The Panicum hallii strain FIL2 chromosome 6, PHallii_v3.1, whole genome shotgun sequence genome window above contains:
- the LOC112897731 gene encoding 30S ribosomal protein S21, chloroplastic-like, with translation MAAAATSAAAAVSPTRPYPLLHPNTNATFVSLLRRPLPAATSLALSAPSQLCVRGLALVPAANPKYHNAKADAGDEDVDGEELLRRFTWQVSRAGVMEEIRRRRRHEDARDKRKRKARSAAWRFRRRRFKGPYPFDDKQGPKEQNTDDDEENDNWELPGGELPSYR